In Juglans regia cultivar Chandler chromosome 13, Walnut 2.0, whole genome shotgun sequence, the DNA window AAACATAGTACAAATGAGTTTGATTCCACCGTGTCTTATTGGGAACAAAGCCAAGCAAACAGAATTGGACATATTTTTCGGTCCAGTTACGATGCGTTGActgttattttcattttggattCACAATGCCCAGGAAAAGTGCAGATGAAGTAGTTTTGTCCCTTCACCAGCGTGATCTGATCGCTTCCACTCTGAAATTGTTGAGAATCTTCAGCTGCCTTGCATGTTTCGTAACCTTGTTTGTCTACAACCACCACATTGTGGACTGCCGAGCTGTAGTTGAACACTGTAATATAGAAACATGGAAAACAGTACTTTAGTCTTAATTTGTCGGAAAATCGCTTAATGTTCTAACCTCGTATATATCAACTTAATCAGAGTTATTTTTGAATTGGGATTTCATGACAAGTTGCAAGTGTACGGTATCGATCATATGTACGTACCCAGAACATCACCAGCCATGAAGGTCTTTGCATTAGGCCAATTATCAACACCGAAGGTCCAACCGCCTGCATCTCCAACAGTAAAGGTAGCTGCCCAAACGTTCTCACAGTGAATTAGGAGCATACCTAATAGCACAACTGTGGCAACAATTGCACTACCTCTTCCCTGGGCCATCTGCATGCCCAATATAACTTCCCCAccaaagaaaaattaacaaGAAGAACGATGAAGTGTTGAAAGGCAAGGATGGAAGACTAAATGTGTGACTAACTTGACCCTGCAAATGTTCATTTTATGGAGTTTCTGCACTGATCACCAAACATGGGAATAACATTGCTCTAATTAGTAGTTGAGTAATGTAGAGGTCATGTAGGATTGCAggtgtacgtgtgtgtgtgagagagagagagagagagagagtatttacTAATCTATAATCTACCGGaaacaagaaatttcaaaaacatgaattcatggttttttttttttttttcattttcccaaACATGATCATAGTCGGCTACAAAATTAgtagatataatttttactaAAGAGACTTGGTTTTGTCAAATAAGGatagtttttcttgtttttcccaATATATTCCTCAAGCTGCTCTCCTGTGCATGTAGTAACGGCTTTGACAAAAGGAGAAAGCAAGTTTTAGATTAGTTGAAGCATGCCGTGGCACTGGCTGATGTTCCATATTGACCCTACAGATTCCACATGGCTGA includes these proteins:
- the LOC108996248 gene encoding basic blue protein-like, with translation MQMAQGRGSAIVATVVLLGMLLIHCENVWAATFTVGDAGGWTFGVDNWPNAKTFMAGDVLVFNYSSAVHNVVVVDKQGYETCKAAEDSQQFQSGSDQITLVKGQNYFICTFPGHCESKMKITVNAS